The following coding sequences lie in one Streptococcus suis genomic window:
- a CDS encoding amino acid ABC transporter ATP-binding protein — translation MAQLKINVHDLHKSYGKNEVLKGITAKFYEGDVVCIIGPSGSGKSTFLRTMNLLETITSGQVTVDGYDLTDPKTDVDAFRSNVGMVFQHFNLFPHMSVLDNITFAPIEHKLMDKSEAEKVGMELLEKVGLADKRDAMPDSLSGGQKQRVAIARALAMNPDIMLFDEPTSALDPEMVGDVLNVMKDLAEQGMTMLIVTHEMGFARKVANRVIFTDGGEFLEDGTPEQIFDNPQHSRLQDFLDKVLNV, via the coding sequence ATGGCTCAATTAAAAATCAACGTCCATGACTTACACAAGTCTTATGGTAAAAACGAGGTCCTCAAAGGTATTACTGCTAAGTTCTATGAAGGCGATGTTGTTTGTATCATCGGTCCTTCTGGTTCAGGTAAATCGACCTTCCTTCGTACAATGAACTTACTTGAAACCATTACAAGTGGTCAAGTAACAGTCGATGGATATGACTTAACCGATCCTAAGACAGATGTTGATGCCTTCCGTTCAAATGTCGGAATGGTATTCCAGCACTTTAACCTTTTCCCACACATGTCAGTCCTAGACAATATCACATTTGCGCCAATCGAACACAAATTGATGGACAAGTCTGAAGCTGAAAAAGTCGGCATGGAATTATTGGAAAAAGTTGGATTGGCAGACAAACGCGACGCTATGCCTGATAGCCTATCAGGTGGTCAGAAGCAACGTGTTGCCATCGCTCGTGCCCTCGCTATGAACCCAGACATCATGCTCTTTGACGAACCAACTTCTGCCCTTGACCCTGAAATGGTTGGCGATGTACTCAACGTTATGAAAGACTTGGCAGAACAAGGTATGACCATGTTAATCGTTACCCACGAAATGGGATTTGCCCGCAAGGTTGCTAATCGCGTTATCTTCACTGATGGCGGTGAGTTCCTTGAAGATGGTACACCAGAGCAAATCTTTGACAACCCACAACATTCACGTTTACAAGACTTCCTTGATAAGGTCTTGAACGTCTAA
- a CDS encoding amino acid ABC transporter permease — protein MKKKLLMLLASILPVFFIFTGVKADDTIDIVFDNAYAPFEFKDSDQIYKGLDVDIINEVAKRSGWTMHQSFPGFDAAVNAVQAGSADALMAGTTITEARKKVFTFSDPYFDTKIVIATTKANTISSYKDLKGKTVGVKNGTAAQNFLEENKDKYGYNVKTFDTGDLMYNSLSAGAVDAVMDDEAVIQYAIQQGQDLSIDIEGEAIGSFGFSVKKGSQYEYLVEDFNTALAAMKEDGTYEKILNKWLGSSNSTENTDYSSRLSLTGNASTKATPVKSSYTIVADSSFAPFEYQDESGNYVGIDMELIKAIAENQGFTITIQNPGFDAALNAVQAGQADAVIAGMSITDARKEIFDFSNAYYTSNILLAVKNGSDIASYEDLKGKTVGAKNGTASYSFLEENKAKYGYTLKAFDEASSMYDSLNSGSIDALMDDEAVLLYAIQQGRNFATPIPGEKSGEYGFAVKKGANPELIEMFNNGLAALVESGKYDEILNKYFNSTEEASTATSTVDETTIVGLLKNNYGQLLSGLGITIGLALLSFAIAIVIGIIFGMFAVSPVKALRVTASVFVDVVRGIPLMIVAAFIFWGIPNLLESITGQQSPINDFVAGTIALSLNSGAYIAEIVRGGIQAVPAGQMEASRSLGISYGTTMRKIILPQAGKIMLPNFINQFVITLKDTTIISAIGLVELFQAGKIIIARNYQSFRMYAILAIIYLVVITLLTRLARKLEKGGK, from the coding sequence ATGAAGAAAAAATTACTCATGTTATTGGCAAGCATTCTGCCAGTATTCTTTATTTTTACTGGCGTTAAAGCTGACGATACTATTGATATCGTATTTGATAATGCTTACGCCCCATTCGAGTTTAAAGACTCAGATCAAATTTATAAAGGATTAGATGTTGACATCATCAACGAAGTAGCCAAGCGCTCAGGTTGGACCATGCATCAAAGCTTCCCAGGATTTGATGCAGCTGTAAACGCTGTACAGGCTGGATCTGCGGACGCCCTAATGGCAGGTACAACTATCACCGAAGCGCGTAAGAAAGTATTTACTTTCTCAGACCCTTACTTCGACACCAAAATCGTTATCGCTACCACAAAGGCAAATACCATCTCTTCATATAAGGACCTTAAAGGCAAGACTGTCGGTGTCAAAAACGGTACTGCAGCCCAAAACTTCCTAGAAGAAAACAAAGACAAGTACGGATACAACGTAAAAACTTTTGATACTGGCGATTTGATGTATAATAGCCTTTCTGCTGGTGCTGTTGATGCAGTCATGGACGACGAAGCGGTTATTCAATACGCTATCCAACAAGGTCAAGACCTAAGCATTGACATCGAAGGCGAAGCAATCGGTTCATTCGGATTCTCTGTAAAAAAAGGTAGCCAATATGAATACCTTGTTGAAGACTTCAACACAGCACTTGCTGCAATGAAGGAAGATGGTACTTATGAAAAGATACTGAATAAATGGCTAGGCTCTTCCAATAGTACTGAGAACACTGATTATTCTTCTCGCTTAAGCTTAACAGGAAACGCATCAACTAAAGCAACACCTGTCAAATCAAGCTACACCATTGTAGCTGATTCATCATTTGCTCCATTTGAATACCAAGATGAATCAGGTAACTATGTCGGGATTGACATGGAATTAATTAAGGCTATCGCTGAAAACCAAGGCTTTACTATTACTATTCAAAACCCTGGTTTCGACGCTGCACTAAATGCTGTTCAAGCTGGACAAGCTGATGCAGTTATTGCCGGTATGTCTATCACAGATGCTCGTAAGGAAATCTTTGACTTCTCAAACGCCTACTATACTTCAAACATCCTATTAGCTGTTAAAAATGGTAGCGACATCGCTTCTTACGAGGACTTAAAAGGGAAAACTGTTGGAGCTAAAAATGGTACTGCTTCATATAGCTTCTTAGAAGAAAACAAGGCAAAATATGGTTATACCCTAAAAGCCTTCGACGAAGCTTCAAGTATGTATGACAGTTTAAACTCTGGTTCTATTGATGCTCTTATGGATGACGAAGCGGTTCTTCTATATGCCATCCAACAAGGTCGCAACTTTGCAACACCAATTCCTGGCGAAAAATCAGGTGAGTACGGATTTGCCGTTAAAAAAGGTGCCAACCCAGAATTAATTGAAATGTTTAACAACGGTTTAGCTGCCCTAGTTGAATCAGGCAAATATGATGAAATCCTTAATAAGTATTTCAACTCAACTGAAGAAGCAAGCACAGCAACTTCAACTGTTGATGAGACAACGATTGTTGGTCTTTTAAAAAACAACTACGGTCAATTGCTCTCAGGTCTTGGTATCACAATCGGACTTGCCCTTCTATCATTTGCTATTGCAATTGTCATCGGTATTATCTTCGGTATGTTTGCTGTCAGCCCAGTTAAAGCACTTCGTGTGACAGCATCAGTGTTCGTTGATGTGGTCCGCGGTATTCCTTTGATGATTGTTGCCGCATTCATCTTCTGGGGCATACCAAACCTGCTTGAGTCAATTACAGGTCAGCAATCACCTATCAACGATTTTGTCGCAGGTACAATTGCTCTATCCCTCAACTCTGGTGCCTATATTGCTGAGATTGTTCGTGGTGGTATTCAAGCCGTTCCAGCTGGTCAGATGGAGGCGTCTCGCAGTTTGGGTATTTCCTACGGAACAACCATGCGTAAGATTATCCTACCTCAAGCTGGTAAAATTATGTTGCCTAACTTCATCAACCAGTTTGTTATTACTCTGAAAGATACTACTATCATTTCTGCGATTGGTTTGGTCGAACTCTTCCAAGCAGGTAAAATCATTATTGCACGTAACTACCAATCCTTCCGTATGTATGCAATTCTTGCCATCATTTACTTGGTAGTTATCACACTCTTGACTCGCTTAGCACGCAAACTCGAAAAAGGAGGCAAATAA